ATGAGGACAAGAACAGGGGAGAAGCCAAGGGATTAAAGCAACTGTTTGGTTCAGAGGTAGCCATATTTACTTTAGATCCAGATTCTTCAAGGAATAGGGGTGTAAGGCCGGATTTTGTGGTTGAGATTCCCTACAGTTCTATAGAGCCTGAAGATATTGCCCTTGTAGGCGATGAACTAAACTTGAATGCTACTGCGCTAGAATCCATATACATACTGCAAAAACATTTGGGACGGGATTGGCTTGTAAGCTTTTTAAATATGGATGCTCCTGGGATAGAACAGTTCGCAGAGTCTACAGGTGCACATGTAGGAGCTATGCAGGCCCTACAGCGGAAGCTTTTTCAACTGCAAAAACTGCCATTTATAAAGGAAAATCCAGCGGATGATGCAGTAAAGCGTATAATGGAATATATAGATAATGGTATGAATGTAGTATTGGAGTTTGGGCATCAAAAGAGTATGCTGGCATATATGTTGGTAGCTAATATCCTAACACGCCGTATACATGCATTGTATGTTGAGCGTAGTGAAAAGGCATTGGGTAAAAAGGAGGCTGAAAATACCCCACTTGTTATAGTTATAGAGGAGGCACACAAGTTTTTAAATCCAGAGGCCTCCCGCCAGACCATATTCGGTATGATAGCCAGGGAGATGAGAAAAAATAACGTAACCTTGCTGGTTGTGGATCAGCGCCCATCAGGTATAGATGCGGAAATACACTCTCAGTTTGGTACCAAGATAACTGCACTTTTGACCGAGGAAAAGGATATAGAATCGGTACTCTGCGGAACCAATAATGCTAAGATGCTCAGAAATGTATTAGCTAGTCTTGATACTAAGCAGCAGGCGTTGATACTTGGACATGCGGTGCCCATGCCTGTGGTTATACGCACCCGTACCTATGATGAAAACTTTTATAAAGATATAACTAGTGGTAATAGGCCTAAAAGGGGTGCCTTATCAAAAATGAAGGGCAGCTTTGCATCTGGCCAAGGTGAAGAATACGGGAGTGAATTGCCACCTCCAGGTAAGGACTTTGAGGATCTTATGAAGGAGTTGTACGGAGAATGA
This Xylanivirga thermophila DNA region includes the following protein-coding sequences:
- a CDS encoding ATP-binding protein is translated as MKGSILRGSLSGGCDVRLDVGQSIEDIKVGTFCVIEGRRYDFFSMVVDESIEAVNPKALYETADNSPILSDIVHGTGIIEEIKLQPMVLIDKEDDEPITNLNRSEKIRPVKSIPSHLSLVREAYKEDVYNIFGEPDDTHFYVGTPLDMDDIEVCIDLKKFIERSNGIFGKSGTGKTFYTRLMLCGMIRSKLCNVLVFDMHSEYGWAGIDEDKNRGEAKGLKQLFGSEVAIFTLDPDSSRNRGVRPDFVVEIPYSSIEPEDIALVGDELNLNATALESIYILQKHLGRDWLVSFLNMDAPGIEQFAESTGAHVGAMQALQRKLFQLQKLPFIKENPADDAVKRIMEYIDNGMNVVLEFGHQKSMLAYMLVANILTRRIHALYVERSEKALGKKEAENTPLVIVIEEAHKFLNPEASRQTIFGMIAREMRKNNVTLLVVDQRPSGIDAEIHSQFGTKITALLTEEKDIESVLCGTNNAKMLRNVLASLDTKQQALILGHAVPMPVVIRTRTYDENFYKDITSGNRPKRGALSKMKGSFASGQGEEYGSELPPPGKDFEDLMKELYGE